CACCTGGCCCTGGCTCCAGCCGGTGGTGCGGCCCACCTTGTTTATGACTTCGCCGATCGTGAAGTTGGACGACGATGCGTCGGACGTGATGGTGAAGGCGCCGGTGATCGTGAGGTCGCGCTTGCGCGGCGACTTGGTCTTCTCGATCGAGCCGAGCGTGTTCTGGATCCCGCTCGCATACTGCGCGAATGACGCATCGCTCCGCCGGCAGCGCCGGCCGGCCGGGCACGCGCCGCCCGTCGTGTATGACGGATCGGCCGTCTCGGTGGCGATCTGCGTCCCGTCCACGCTCTGGAGCGGTTGCCAGTACGGGGTGCTCTCGACGCCGCCCTGCGTCGTGGTGCAGTGGGACGCGGTCACGAAGCCTGCCTTGCCGCCCAGGCTCGCATTGAACCCGATCGAGCAGAGGAACCCGGGGAAGTTGATCTGCAGGCCCGCCGCGATGGGCCGCACCCGGCCCTGCAGCGTGGCGAGCTGCACGATCGGCTCGGTCTGCTCCACCACCACCGCGCCGGCCGGGATGCCGAGCCGCGCGACGAGGCTCCGCATCTGGCCCGCAGCCGCCGAGTGCTCGACGCCGATCCGCACCCGGTTCGCCGCCTCGTCAGCGTCCACGAAAACCGCGCCCGAAACGGCCAGCGCCTCCGGGGTCAGCTTGGATTGCCAGCCGGCGAGCTCTGCCCAATCGTAGTCCGCGTGGAGCACGCGCATTTCCTGCGCGGCGCGCCCCCGGGCGCGGAACCACGGCGCCAGCGCCAGCTCCGCGGCGCCGCGCTTCCCGCTGTCCTTGAGGTACACGGTGGGCGTACCCTGCGCATCGACGAAGAAGCCCCCGAACCCGGGCACCGTCCGCCCGAGCTCGATCGGGTCGTCGGCCGCCCCCTGGGCTGGGCCTTGGGCCGCGCGCCCCAGGGAAGGTTGGTCGGGCTGGGCGTTCGGGCCGACAGGTGTGCCGGAGTCGGAGCAGGCGGCGGCGGCAATCACGCCGCCCGCGACCAGCAGACGCCTGACGTGGCGCTGGCGAAACATGAGAACCTCGCGGAAACGAATGGAAGGGAGGCCCCCCGGCGGGAGGCGCTAAACGATATCGCCCCGGGCGCGGGCGCGCCATACCGCACCGGCGCCACAGAGTGGTATCGACGCCGCAGGCGGCGGCAGCCGCGTTTTACGACCCGGGGCGGCCACGGTGCCAGGTTTGAGAGCAAGAAGCGGAGTGCGTCGGACGGGCGCCGGAGGTAAGCTTGGCGTACCCAGGAGGCCCAACCGGAGGCCCGCACGCCGGGAATGCACGCAATGACCCCGAACCGATCCGCAGTCGACGTCGAGCGCGCCGCCGACACCCGACGCGACCCACGCTGGACCTCGGTCGTGGCGCGCTCGGCCGAGGCTGACGGCGCGTTCTTCTACGCCGTCACTACGACCCGCGTGTACTGCCGCCCCTCGTGCCCGGCCCGCCGCCCGAGGCCGGAGCATGTCCGCTTCCACCCGACGCGGGCCGATGCCGAGCGCGCCGGCTTTCGCCCGTGCAAGCGGTGCCGGCCGGACCGGGCGTCTATTGTCGAGCGGCACGTGACGCGAGTGACGGCGGTGTGTCGTCTGATCGATGGCTCCGACGGCGTCCCGCCGCTCGAGGAGCTGGCCGCGCACGCGGGCATGAGCCCTTTCCATTTCCACCGCGTCTTCAAGGCCGTGACCGGCGTGACGCCGCGCCGCTACGCCATGGCACAGCGGAGCGCGCGCATGCGGCGCGAGCTCGAGGCGAGCGATACCGTGACGCGCGCCATTTACCGCTCGGGCTACAGCTCCAACGCCCGGTTCTACGCCGACTCCACCTCGCTGCTCGGCATGACGCCGACGGATTACCGCGCGGGTGGCGCCAACGCGGAGATCCGGTTCGCCATCGGTGAGTGCTCGCTCGGCTCGATCCTGGTCGCGCGGAGCCGGCGGGGAGTGTGCGCCATTTTTCTGGGCGACGACCCGGAGGCACTCGGGCGTGACCTTGAGGAGCGCTTTCCGCAGGCCACGCTGATCACCGGCGATCCCGCGTTCGAGCGGCTCGTCGCGACGGTGGTGGCTTTCGTGGAATCGCCGAGCCGCGGGCTCGACTTGCCGCTCGACGTGCGCGGCACCGCGTTCCAGCTGCGCGTGTGGGAGGCGCTGAGCCGCATTCCGGCCGGTGCAACTGCCACGTATAGCGAGATCGCAGCGGGAATCGGCGCGCCGCGCGCCGTACGGGCGGTGTCGCGGGCCTGCGGGGCCAACCTGCTGGCCGTCGCCATACCCTGCCATCGCGTGGCGCGCATCGGCGGCGGCCTGGCGGGGTACCGTTGGGGCATCGAGCGAAAACGCGCGCTGCTCGAGCGCGAAGCACCGGCACCTGGCCCGACCGTGGCCGCTCCGACGCGGTGCGGGCGATGAATACGCACCAGGTGCTCGCGCGGCTTGCCCGTGCGTGGGCGGAGTTGGAGCAGTCGTACGCCGGCCTCCCGGAAGCACGGCTGCTCACGCCAGGCGTTACGGGCGCGTGGTCGGTGCGGGACATCATCGCGCACGTGACGTGGTGGGAGGAGGAGGCGCTCCAGCATCTGCCGGAGATCCGGGAGGGCAGGCGGCCGCCGCGCTACTCGGTCCGCTTTGGTGGGATCGACGCGTTCAACGCGATGAAGACCGATGCGCTGCGCGATCTCCCGCTCGTGGACGTGCTCCGGAAGCGCGACGAAGTCCACGCGCGGCTCGTCGACTACGTCCGCGGCCTGCCGGACGACCTGTTCGCGCGGGAGACGCGGTTCCGGCGGCGCCTCCGGGCCGACACGTACGGCCATTACCCGATCCACGCCAGGGCGATCCGGGCCTGGCGCGAGGCATCGACGCTTCGCTAGGACATCGCTTTTGGCATGGGCGTGGGCCCGATGGCTCGGACGTGAGCGACGAAGCGGGGGTCTCCCCGGACCGCGTCCCAGCGGGGATCCACCCGGGAAAAGGCGAGCCATCCCGCACGCTCGGCGCGGGCGCGCTCGAGCTGGTGGAACATCGAATCCAGTTCGCCCAGCGCGCTGAGAACCTGGACGAAATACATCGCGGGCACGTGGCGCCTTGCGGCCTCCAGCTCCAGTTCGGCAAGGCACGCCTGGGCACGATCCCGGCAGCCCGCCTCACCATACGCCATGCCCGCAAACGAAACGAGAATCGGCCGGCGGCCCAGCCTCGCCATCGAGCGCTCTGCCAGTGCGGCCGCCTCGGCCGCTTCGCCGCGCATGAGCCGCACCCGCGCGAGCTGGATGACGTTGCCGATCACCTCGGGTTCCATCTCGACTACCGATACCAGCTCGCGCATCGCCTCGTCGAAGCGCCGAGCGTAGTAGTACGTCCGGCCGAGCTGGACGTGGATGTAGGTGGACATCGGCTCGAGCGTGAGCGCGCGGGTGATGACGCGCAGGCTCTCCTCATGCCGCTCCAGGATCGACAAGTACAGCGAATACCAGTGCAGTGCGGCTGGGTCGCCCGGGTTCCGCTCCAGCGCCTGCTCGAATTCACGTCCGGCGCGCTCCCAGTCCCAGTCGTACAGCATCGAGAGCATCGCCTGGCGGGAATGTGCCTCGCCGAGCATGGGGTCGAGCTCGACCGCGCGCGCCAGCGCGGCTCTGGCCCTGGGCATCGCGTCGACCGGCCGCATCGCACCGATCTCGTCGAAACTGAGCATGCAGTAGGCATGTGCCACGCCGGTGTAGGCCTTCGCGAACCCAGGGTCCGCGGCAATGGCATCCTCGAAGTAGCGGATCGCCATCTGATAGCTCTCGACCGTGCGGCGGGTACAGAGATAGCGGCCGCGAAGATACAGCGAGTACGCCTCGACGATTTCGGTCGGCGCCTCGACCAAGGGGCCGGCCGCGCGCCGCACGAGCTGCGGTGCGAGCCGCGCCACCAGCGTCCGCGCGATCTCGTCCTGCAGCGCGAATACGTCGGCCAGCTCGCGGTCGTAGGTCTCGGACCAGAGCTGATATCCGTCTGCGACGTCCACGAGCTGCGCCGCGATGCGCAGCCGGCCGGCGGCCTTGCGGACGCTGCCCTCGAGCACGCTCCGCACCTTGAGCCGCTCGCCGATCGCGCGGACGTCATCCAGCCGCCCCTTCCACGCGAACGTGGAGGAGCGCGAGGCGACGCGGAGCCCCGGCACCTTCGCGAGCGCGCCGATCAGCGCCTCGGCCATCCCGTCGCTGAAGTGCTCGTTGTCCGGCTCGGCACTCATGTTGGCGAATGGGAGCACGGCGATCGAGGCATCGGGGAGCGTGGGCGCGGCACCCGGCGGATCCGCGCCCCCGGCGACCCGCGCCCCGGCTGAGCCGCCAGCGGAAAGCGCCTCGGCGAAACCCACGGCAGTGGCGAACCGGTCGGCGGGCGCTCTCGCCAGGGCGCGCGCCACCGCCTCCTCCACACCCGCCGGCACGCTCGGCCGCACCGTCCGGAGCAGAGGCGGCAGCTCGCTCAGGCGGCGGATGAGAATGGCTTGCGCGGTGGGCCCGCTGAACGGCGGCCGCCCGGCGATGGCCTCGAACAGCACGCAACCCAGACTGTATACGTCGCTCCGCCCGTCCACCTCGGGC
This is a stretch of genomic DNA from Gemmatimonadales bacterium. It encodes these proteins:
- the ada gene encoding bifunctional DNA-binding transcriptional regulator/O6-methylguanine-DNA methyltransferase Ada: MTPNRSAVDVERAADTRRDPRWTSVVARSAEADGAFFYAVTTTRVYCRPSCPARRPRPEHVRFHPTRADAERAGFRPCKRCRPDRASIVERHVTRVTAVCRLIDGSDGVPPLEELAAHAGMSPFHFHRVFKAVTGVTPRRYAMAQRSARMRRELEASDTVTRAIYRSGYSSNARFYADSTSLLGMTPTDYRAGGANAEIRFAIGECSLGSILVARSRRGVCAIFLGDDPEALGRDLEERFPQATLITGDPAFERLVATVVAFVESPSRGLDLPLDVRGTAFQLRVWEALSRIPAGATATYSEIAAGIGAPRAVRAVSRACGANLLAVAIPCHRVARIGGGLAGYRWGIERKRALLEREAPAPGPTVAAPTRCGR
- a CDS encoding DinB family protein, translating into MNTHQVLARLARAWAELEQSYAGLPEARLLTPGVTGAWSVRDIIAHVTWWEEEALQHLPEIREGRRPPRYSVRFGGIDAFNAMKTDALRDLPLVDVLRKRDEVHARLVDYVRGLPDDLFARETRFRRRLRADTYGHYPIHARAIRAWREASTLR
- a CDS encoding protein kinase — translated: MPADLLAHLRTHLDERYAIERELGRGGMSTVFLAHDRKHGRPVALKVFRPQVAEVLGVARFVREVQLAARLTHPHIVPLHDSGEVGGVPYFVMPYVEGETLRERLDREHRLAVAEVVRLGREMADALDYAHRQGVVHRDVKPENILLAGAHVLVLDFGVARAAGISTGELVTQSGYPVGTPMYMSPEQAAGLPEVDGRSDVYSLGCVLFEAIAGRPPFSGPTAQAILIRRLSELPPLLRTVRPSVPAGVEEAVARALARAPADRFATAVGFAEALSAGGSAGARVAGGADPPGAAPTLPDASIAVLPFANMSAEPDNEHFSDGMAEALIGALAKVPGLRVASRSSTFAWKGRLDDVRAIGERLKVRSVLEGSVRKAAGRLRIAAQLVDVADGYQLWSETYDRELADVFALQDEIARTLVARLAPQLVRRAAGPLVEAPTEIVEAYSLYLRGRYLCTRRTVESYQMAIRYFEDAIAADPGFAKAYTGVAHAYCMLSFDEIGAMRPVDAMPRARAALARAVELDPMLGEAHSRQAMLSMLYDWDWERAGREFEQALERNPGDPAALHWYSLYLSILERHEESLRVITRALTLEPMSTYIHVQLGRTYYYARRFDEAMRELVSVVEMEPEVIGNVIQLARVRLMRGEAAEAAALAERSMARLGRRPILVSFAGMAYGEAGCRDRAQACLAELELEAARRHVPAMYFVQVLSALGELDSMFHQLERARAERAGWLAFSRVDPRWDAVRGDPRFVAHVRAIGPTPMPKAMS